A single Muntiacus reevesi chromosome 9, mMunRee1.1, whole genome shotgun sequence DNA region contains:
- the LOC136175078 gene encoding olfactory receptor 4A15-like produces MEQRKNVTEFVLLGLTQSVEGQEILFVVFLLIYMVTMAGNLLIVWTVVLSPTLDAPMYFFLGYLSFMDAFYSTSITPKTIIDLLYAKKTISFQACMTQLFTEHLFSGAEVFLLVFMAYDRHLAICKPLHYLTIMNHRVCVLMLLLAWVGGFLHALLHIIFFYNLPFCGPNVIDHFGCDTYPLLKLACTDTHITALTVAANDGAICVTIFTLLLISYGVILRSLKNLSQEGKHKALSTCGSYITVVVLFFVPCIFTYLRPPVTLPIDKYLAVFYTIVTPMLNPLIYTLRNVEMQNAMKKLWIRKKQ; encoded by the coding sequence atggaacaaaggaaaaatgtaacTGAGTTTGTCCTCTTGGGGCTCACTCAGAGTGTCGAGGGACAGGAAATTTTATTTGTCGTGTTCTTGCTCATTTACATGGTGACCATGGCGGGCAACCTGCTCATTGTCTGGACTGTGGTACTCAGCCCAACATTAGATGCCCCTATGTACTTCTTTCTTGGCTACTTATCATTTATGGATGCCTTTTATTCTACTTCAATCACCCCAAAGACAATTATAGACTTACTCTATGCGAAGAAAACCATTTCATTTCAAGCTTGCATGACCCAGCTTTTTACAGAGCATCTATTTAGTGGTGCTGAGGTTTTCCTCCTGGTtttcatggcctatgaccgccacctggccatctgcaaacccttgCATTATTTGACAATCATGAATCACAGAGTGTGTGTTCTGATGCTGCTATTGGCTTGGGTTGGTGGGTTTTTACATGCTCtacttcatattatttttttttacaaccttcccttctgtggccctaatgtcaTTGACCACTTCGGGTGTGATACGTATCCTTTGTTAAAACTTGCCTGCACTGACACCCACATTACTGCCCTCACAGTAGCTGCCAATGATGGGGCGATCTGTGTGACCATTTTTACACTCTTACTCATCTCCTATGGGGTCATTCTGCGCTCCCTGAAGAATCTCAGTCAGGAAGGGAAGCATAAAGCCTTGTCCACCTGTGGCTCCTACATTACAGTGGTGGTCCTCTTCTTCGTGCCCTGCATTTTTACGTATCTGAGACCTCCTGTTACCTTACCCATTGATAAATACCTCGCTGTGTTTTACACCATTGTCACCCCTATGCTGAACCCTCTAATCTATACTCTGAGAAATGTAGAGATGCAAAATGCCATGAAAAAGCTATGGATCAGAAAAAAGCAATGA